TTTACGAAAACGGTTTCGAAAGTTTTCGTTTTAAACGAAATATTTGTTAAGTAAATAGTTTTCAATTAGTTATATGGTATTTGGGAGACATCCATTTAACATCTATTCTTTAAATAAATCAAGTTAACTAGGATAAAAATAGGTAAGCACCACAGTTTTATAGTATTTTAGAGAAGCAATATTTTTACATCCTAAAAACCGATTTATGTATAATCTTGGACTTGATATAGGTAGTTCTTCCGTTAAAATAGCACTCGTAGACCAAGAAACCGGTGCAAGTGTTGGAGTTGTTCAGGAACCGGAAACAGAGATGTCTATGCTCGCCGTAACCAATGGATGGGCAGAACAAAATCCAGAAGATTGGTGGCGGCATGTCTGTAAAGGTATAGACAGGATTAAGGAGAAATGTGGCGTCACCTCAAAGGACATCACAGGAATAGGAATTTCCTACCAAATGCATGGTTTGGTCTTAGTGGACGACAACGGAGAAGTATTACGTAATTCAATCATCTGGTGCGACAGTAGAGCAGTTAAAATAGGAGAAGATGCCTTTCATGAAATAGGAGAGAACCAATGTTCAGAGCAATTACTAAACTCACCGGCAAATTTTACCGCTTCTAAGTTAAAATGGGTCAAGGAAAATGAGCCAGAACTCTATGCTAAGGTTCATAAATTCATGCTCCCTGGAGACTATATTGCATTTAGGTTCACAGGTGCTATCAACAGTACGGTTTCAGGTCTATCTGAGGGAATTTTTTGGGATTTTAAGAACGATGAGGTTTCAGATACGATCATGAAGCATTATGGCTTTGACAAATCATTGGTGCCAGATATCGTAGATACGTTCAGCGAGCAGTGTAGGCTTAGTTCCGTTGGGGCAGGCGAGAGCGGTTTAACTAAAGGAACACCCATTTTGTACAGGGCTGGCGATCAACCCAACAATGCCCTATCCCTAAATGTTTTTAAACCGGGAGAGGTTGCTGCGACCGGGGGTACCTCTGGTGTAGTATATGCTGTGACCAATAGTCTTTCCGTAAAAGAAAGCGCAAGGGTAAATAATTTTGCTCACGTAAATTATAGACAGGGAGAAGTTCCAAGAATTGGAAAATTACTGTGTATTAACGGCGCAGGTATACAATATCGGTGGTTGCTCAATAATTTAGACGTAGCGGACTATGACGAGATGAACGCGCTGGCGTCCGAAATCGCTACAGGGTCGGATGGGGTCTGTATTATTCCGTTTGGAAATGGAGCGGAACGCATGTTGAACAATAGGGAAATCGGCACAAGGATTGTCAACCTAAATTTAAATAACCATTCCAAATCTCATTTATGCAGAGCGGCATTAGAAGGAATCGCATTTTCTTTTGTGTACGGTATGGATATCTTAAAATCTGATGGTATTACGCTAAATGTAATCCGTGCAGGCAACGATAATTTATTTAGATCGGAAATATTTTCAAATACCGTTGCCACGCTAATAGGGCACGACATAGAAATTTATGATACCACCGGAGCCATTGGAGCGGCCAGGGCTGCCGATTTGCACAAAGGTGATTTTGAATTATTTGGAAAGCGTATTATGGACAATGATTACGTAATGACGTATACACCTTTACAAGAAAAAGATAACTATCAAAAAGCTTACGATAACTGGAAAAAAGAATTAGAACTAATTTTAAATATATAAGACATGGCATTATTAGGAGATAAGGAATATTTTAAAGGTATAGGCGAAATTAAATTTGAAGGCAAGGAATCTGATAATCCTTTGGCATTTAAATATTATAATCCGGAACAAGTAGTTGCCGGAAAAACGATGAAAGAGCATTTTAAATTTGCCATCGCCTATTGGCATACGTTCTGCGGTCAAGGAGCCGACCCTTTTGGGCCCGGCACTCAAAATTTTGAATGGGATAAAGCCCCTGACCCGGTACAAGCGGCTAAGGATAAGGCAGACGCTGCCTTTGAGTTTATCACCAAAATGGGTTTTGATTACTTCTGTTTTCATGATTTTGATTTGATACAGGAGGCGTCAACATTTGCAGAATCTGAAAAACGTTTAGGGCTCATTACAGATTATATAAAGGAAAAAAAGAAAGATTCTGGCGTTAAGTTGTTATGGGGAACGGCAAATTGCTTTTCCAATCCCAGATATATGAACGGGGCTGCTACGAATCCAGATTTTAATGTACTTGCAAGAGCAGGGGGGCAGATAAAACTAGCTTTAGATGCTACTATGGCCCTGGACGGTGAGAATTATGTTTTTTGGGGAGGCAGAGAAGGTTACATGTCTTTGTTGAATACAGATATGGGTCGTGAACTAGATCATATGGGACAGTTCTTGACTATGGCCAGGGATTACGCAAGAGGCCAAGGTTTTAAAGGAAACTTCTTTATTGAGCCAAAACCAATGGAGCCTAGTAAGCATCAATATGATTTTGATACCGCTACTGCTATTGGGTTCCTAAGAGAGTATGGTTTAGATAAAGACTTTAAGATAAACATTGAAGTAAACCATGCCACATTGGCTCAACACACTTTTCAACACGAAATTGCCGTGGCCGCAAAAGCCGGAATGTTAGGTAGTTTAGACGCCAATAGGGGAGATTACCAAAATGGATGGGATACCGATCAGTTTCCGAATAATATCTTAGAAACTACAGAAGCAATGCTGGTTTTCTTGGAAGCTGGAGGTCTCCAAGGTGGCGGAGTCAACTTTGACGCTAAGATTAGGAGAAATTCAACGGATCTGGATGATGTTTTCCATGCGCACATCGGTGGGGCGGATAATTTTGCCAGAGCGCTGCTCACCGCTGATAAGATTATTTCTTCATCAGCTTACACAAGTCTTCGCGAAAAAAGATATAGTTCTTTTGATACTGGAAAAGGAAAGGATTTTGAAAATGGTAAGCTAGATTTGAACGATTTATATGACATTGCGGTTGAGAACGGTGAGTTAGAACTACAAAGTGGTAAGCAAGAACTATTTGAAAATATTGTTAATCAGTATATTTAACTAGCTTAGTAAAAATAAAGGGCCTTGGTGAACAATCAAGGCCTTTTTAATTCAATCCAATGAAAAAAATAACGCTTAAGGATATAGCATCAGAGTTTAATGTTTCTGTATCCACTGTTTCTAAGGCTGTACACGATAGTCATGAAATTAGCGTTGCCCTTAAATTAAAAATTCAACAGTACGCCAAGGAAAAGAATTACAAACCAAATAAATTGGCGTTGAATCTTTTGGGTAGGAGTACGCGCACTATTGGAGTAGTAGTCCCCAACATTCTTAATTACTTTTTTGTACAAGTGTTATATGGTATAGAAAAAATAGCGAATGAGAATGGTTATAATATTATCAGCTGTATTAGTAACGAGTCTTTTGAAAAGGAGTCCAAAACACTTGAATTCTTAGATTCCGGAACGGTAGATGGCTTAATTATCTCATTGGCAGAAGAGACCCAGATACAAGAAAAAATTACTTCATTGGAGAATATAGCACAGAATCAAATCCCAATGGTGTTATTTGATCGCGTGTCCGATTTAATAGACTGTGATAAGGTAATCGTAGATGATTTTGAGGCAGGTTACAAGACAACAAAATATTTAATAGATATTGGTTGTAGTACTATTGGTTTTGTGTCTCCCATAGGGCAATCTAGCGTGGGAAAGTTACGATTGGCAGGTTATAAAAAAGCACTGTCAGATTACGGATTGGATTACGATGAGAAACTTGTCGTAAATTTTACAGATAAGGACGATTTAGATCTCTTGATGTCCTTTCTTCTAAATTACAGGCCTATCCAAGGGATAATGGGGCTGGACGAAATCACCGCGATAAAAATTCTTCATATCGTAAAGTCCAGAGGTTATACCGTTCCAGGTGATATTTCAATAATCGGGTTCACTAACGGACAACTTTCTAAATACGTAAGTCCGGCCTTGACCACGGTCAGTCAACACGGACAGTATATTGGGGAATGCGCCGCAAGAATATTAATACGACGAATGGATAAGTCCATGGAAACTTTGCCGTATGAGACTAAAGTGGTTAAAACAAGTTTACTAGTAAGGGATTCCACGAGGAAACTAGATTA
This genomic window from Maribacter sp. MJ134 contains:
- a CDS encoding xylulokinase, with the translated sequence MYNLGLDIGSSSVKIALVDQETGASVGVVQEPETEMSMLAVTNGWAEQNPEDWWRHVCKGIDRIKEKCGVTSKDITGIGISYQMHGLVLVDDNGEVLRNSIIWCDSRAVKIGEDAFHEIGENQCSEQLLNSPANFTASKLKWVKENEPELYAKVHKFMLPGDYIAFRFTGAINSTVSGLSEGIFWDFKNDEVSDTIMKHYGFDKSLVPDIVDTFSEQCRLSSVGAGESGLTKGTPILYRAGDQPNNALSLNVFKPGEVAATGGTSGVVYAVTNSLSVKESARVNNFAHVNYRQGEVPRIGKLLCINGAGIQYRWLLNNLDVADYDEMNALASEIATGSDGVCIIPFGNGAERMLNNREIGTRIVNLNLNNHSKSHLCRAALEGIAFSFVYGMDILKSDGITLNVIRAGNDNLFRSEIFSNTVATLIGHDIEIYDTTGAIGAARAADLHKGDFELFGKRIMDNDYVMTYTPLQEKDNYQKAYDNWKKELELILNI
- the xylA gene encoding xylose isomerase — encoded protein: MALLGDKEYFKGIGEIKFEGKESDNPLAFKYYNPEQVVAGKTMKEHFKFAIAYWHTFCGQGADPFGPGTQNFEWDKAPDPVQAAKDKADAAFEFITKMGFDYFCFHDFDLIQEASTFAESEKRLGLITDYIKEKKKDSGVKLLWGTANCFSNPRYMNGAATNPDFNVLARAGGQIKLALDATMALDGENYVFWGGREGYMSLLNTDMGRELDHMGQFLTMARDYARGQGFKGNFFIEPKPMEPSKHQYDFDTATAIGFLREYGLDKDFKINIEVNHATLAQHTFQHEIAVAAKAGMLGSLDANRGDYQNGWDTDQFPNNILETTEAMLVFLEAGGLQGGGVNFDAKIRRNSTDLDDVFHAHIGGADNFARALLTADKIISSSAYTSLREKRYSSFDTGKGKDFENGKLDLNDLYDIAVENGELELQSGKQELFENIVNQYI
- a CDS encoding LacI family DNA-binding transcriptional regulator; this translates as MKKITLKDIASEFNVSVSTVSKAVHDSHEISVALKLKIQQYAKEKNYKPNKLALNLLGRSTRTIGVVVPNILNYFFVQVLYGIEKIANENGYNIISCISNESFEKESKTLEFLDSGTVDGLIISLAEETQIQEKITSLENIAQNQIPMVLFDRVSDLIDCDKVIVDDFEAGYKTTKYLIDIGCSTIGFVSPIGQSSVGKLRLAGYKKALSDYGLDYDEKLVVNFTDKDDLDLLMSFLLNYRPIQGIMGLDEITAIKILHIVKSRGYTVPGDISIIGFTNGQLSKYVSPALTTVSQHGQYIGECAARILIRRMDKSMETLPYETKVVKTSLLVRDSTRKLD